A region from the Rosa rugosa chromosome 6, drRosRugo1.1, whole genome shotgun sequence genome encodes:
- the LOC133714338 gene encoding protein trichome birefringence-like 36 → MRENKLLQCLLFLSMIFIFVCVVPAVKSSGFELEEDEYSWLNDEDDQANMVQSHQSSRSKCELSAGKWVYDQSYPLYDSSCPYLSTAVTCQKNGRPDSDYEKWRWKPTHCSIPRFDALKFLGKMRKKRIMLVGDSIMRNQWESLVCLVQGVVPTGRKRVTYNGPSMAFHAMDFGTSIEFSWAPLLVELNKGAANKRILHLDLIEKNAKYWRGVDVLVFDSAHWWTHSDKTSSWDYYMEGQSLFTNMNPMVAYQKGLTTWAKWVDLNLDPRKTRVIFRSMSPRHNRENGWRCYNQKKPLAYFSHQHVPEPLLVLQGVLRKMRFPVYLQDITTISAFRRDGHPSVYRRAMGQEEKQHLREYSSDCSHWCLPGVPDIWNEMLSTLL, encoded by the exons ATGAGAGAAAATAAGCTGCTTCAATGTCTGCTCTTCTTGAGCATGATCTTTATCTTTGTATGCGTTGTTCCAGCTGTGAAGTCATCAGGGTTTGAGCTAGAGGAGGATGAGTACTCATGGCTTAACGATGAAGATGATCAGGCTAACATGGTTCAGAGCCACCAAAGTTCAAGAAGCAAGTGTGAACTGTCTGCCGGAAAGTGGGTTTATGATCAATCCTACCCTCTCTATGACTCGAGCTGTCCATATCTTAGCACTGCTGTCACTTGTCAGAAAAATGGAAGGCCTGATTCCGACTACGAAAAGTGGCGCTGGAAGCCAACCCACTGTTCCATTCCTAG GTTTGATGCATTGAAATTTCTTGgtaaaatgagaaaaaaaagaataatgcTAGTGGGTGATTCTATAATGAGGAATCAGTGGGAGTCTCTTGTGTGCTTAGTACAAGGAGTTGTTCCAACAGGTCGAAAGAGAGTCACCTACAATGGTCCTTCTATGGCGTTCCATGCAATG GATTTTGGGACATCAATTGAGTTTTCTTGGGCTCCACTCCTAGTAGAATTGAACAAGGGAGCTGCAAACAAGAGGATTTTGCATTTGGATTTGATAGAGAAGAATGCAAAGTATTGGAGAGGAGTTGATGTTCTTGTTTTTGATTCAGCTCACTGGTGGACTCACTCTGACAAAACATCATC GTGGGATTACTACATGGAAGGACAATCACTGTTTACAAATATGAATCCAATGGTTGCATACCAGAAAGGACTCACTACATGGGCTAAATGGGTTGATTTAAACCTAGACCCTCGTAAAACCCGAGTAATTTTCCGAAGCATGTCACCTAGGCATAACAG AGAAAATGGTTGGAGATGCTACAATCAGAAGAAGCCTCTCGCTTATTTCAGTCACCAACATGTTCCTGAACCTCTGCTAGTACTGCAAGGGGTATTGAGAAAGATGAGATTTCCAGTTTATCTTcaggacataaccacaatctcAGCGTTTAGAAGAGACGGGCACCCTTCTGTGTACAGACGGGCCATGGGACAGGAAGAGAAGCAGCACCTAAGAGAGTATTCGTCGGACTGCAGCCATTGGTGTCTTCCTGGTGTGCCTGATATTTGGAATGAGATGTTGAGTACCTTGCTCTAA
- the LOC133714341 gene encoding germin-like protein subfamily 3 member 2 — translation MSTKMVLLFVIFLNIYVSLASDPDPVQDFCIANTAESATASNAIQCKNSSLATVEDFVYSGIKSPGKFGQTGLSAISVNSNVFPGLNTLGMSFVRADFEVGGVNVPHYHPRATETAFVLEGKIYSGFVDTNNKIFAKVIERGEVMVFPKGLVHFQMNVGDTPATILGSFNSQNPGLQRIPTSIFGSGIKDELLEKAFGLSSKEIAKLKKKLGPH, via the coding sequence ATGTCCACCAAAATGGTACTTCTTTTTGTGATCTTCCTCAACATCTATGTCAGCTTGGCTTCTGATCCGGATCCGGTCCAAGACTTCTGCATAGCCAACACAGCAGAATCTGCAACCGCAAGCAATGCCATCCAATGCAAGAATTCATCCCTTGCAACAGTAGAAGATTTTGTATATTCTGGCATCAAGTCTCCTGGAAAATTTGGCCAAACAGGTCTTTCTGCCATTTCAGTGAACTCAAATGTCTTTCCAGGACTGAACACACTTGGAATGTCATTTGTCCGAGCTGATTTTGAAGTTGGTGGTGTAAATGTGCCTCATTACCATCCGAGGGCAACGGAGACAGCCTTTGTGCTTGAAGGAAAGATTTATTCCGGGTTTGTTGATACGAATAACAAGATTTTCGCTAAAGTGATCGAAAGGGGTGAGGTCATGGTGTTTCCAAAAGGGTTAGTGCACTTCCAAATGAATGTTGGTGACACTCCAGCAACCATATTGGGGAGCTTCAACAGCCAAAATCCTGGATTGCAAAGAATTCCCACTTCAATTTTCGGATCCGGGATCAAAGATGAGCTCTTGGAGAAGGCTTTTGGATTGAGTTCTAAGGAGATTGCCAAGTTGAAAAAGAAGCTTGGTCCCCATTGA